A window from Setaria italica strain Yugu1 chromosome VIII, Setaria_italica_v2.0, whole genome shotgun sequence encodes these proteins:
- the LOC101754042 gene encoding uncharacterized protein LOC101754042 isoform X2 encodes MDPKPRSLSFPWAPALPSWQILDRFIHRTDRDVEDEADGTASEISYTCTDRPIRASIRVADSPAVSRLYLDWPSRAEFEGRLREPCVIAAHNHSILFRAIVPLEDPMCCKDTASFPIDMFVYSAFSSPPSLHRLRTCFIGGVNNPDEDIYYKPYQRWQQRLMAEDQIGLLCHGSEGGFTVVDFTNLDPEGELCLLHHPALPASASHKNTEEEEADWMIKKVRLPPGPNFRCWITDAIIPLHGRYLCWVDNYQGILVVDVLRASNKSITDQLLHYIPLPDEALQSDRRPHPDGDCPDRARCVCVTADFTLKLVCVTTRKANRARSPFTIRSWTLPNFYRSGQWYRGHTMEAAEFWGLYNGQSLPRVKPWYPLVSLVNPNEFCFLLKEDHTTYWIIEVDMGNKMLKSSAIYINEEEEGCTTDRPRARRIVFDGHSFIPSRISYYLGMDDANKRN; translated from the exons ATGGATCCCAAACCTAGATCCCTTTCCTTCCCGTGGGCTCCCGCCCTCCCCTCCTGGCAAATCCTCGACCGCTTCATCCACCGCACCGACCGGGACGTGGAGGACGAAGCGGACGGCACAGCGTCGGAGATCTCCTACACCTGCACCGACAGGCCCATCCGCGCCTCCATCCGGGTCGCCGACTCTCCCGCGGTGTCCCGCCTGTACCTCGACTGGCCGAGCAGGGCGGAGTTCGAAGGCCGCCTGCGGGAGCCATGCGTGATTGCCGCCCACAACCACTCCATCCTCTTCAGGGCAATCGTGCCCCTGGAGGATCCAATGTGCTGCAAGGACACCGCCAGCTTCCCCATCGACATGTTCGTCTACTCGGCCTTCTCGTCGCCTCCGTCGCTCCATCGGCTTCGCACTTGTTTCATCGGTGGCGTCAACAACCCCGATGAGGACATTTACTACAAGCCGTACCAGCGCTGGCAGCAGAGACTCATGGCGGAGGACCAAATCGGCCTCCTGTGCCACGGCAGCGAAGGCGGGTTCACGGTCGTGGATTTCACCAACTTGGACCCGGAAGGCGAGCTCTGCCTGCTGCACCACCCTGCACTTCCTGCTTCTGCCTCGCACAAGAacactgaagaagaagaagcagactGGATGATTAAGAAGGTGCGGTTACCCCCGGGCCCCAATTTTCGCTGTTGGATCACTGACGCCATCATCCCCCTCCATGGACGCTACTTGTGCTGGGTTGACAACTACCAGGGCATACTTGTTGTTGACGTCCTCCGTGCCAGCAACAAGAGCATCACAGATCAGCTGCTCCATTACATCCCGCTGCCTGACGAAGCTTTGCAATCTGACCGCCGCCCACATCCCGATGGAGACTGCCCTGACAGAGCTCGATGTGTCTGCGTCACTGCTGATTTCACGCTCAAACTCGTCTGCGTTACCACCCGTAAAGCCAACCGAGCGCGCTCTCCTTTCACAATAAGATCATGGACATTGCCTAACTTCTACCGAAGTGGGCAATGGTACAGAGGTCACACCATGGAGGCAGCCGAGTTCTGGGGTCTTTACAATGGCCAGAGCCTTCCACGGGTGAAGCCTTGGTATCCTCTGGTTAGCTTGGTAAATCCAAATGAATTCTGCTTCCTGTTGAAGGAGGACCACACCACTTACTGGATAATTGAAGTCGACATGGGGAACAAGATGCTCAAGTCATCCGCCATCTATATcaatgaagaggaagaagggtgcacCACTGACAGGCCTAGGGCTCGCAGGATCGTCTTTGATGGACACTCCTTCATCCCTAGCAGAATCTCCTATTACCTGGGCATGGATGATGCCAACAAAAG GAACTAA
- the LOC101754042 gene encoding uncharacterized protein LOC101754042 isoform X1 has translation MDPKPRSLSFPWAPALPSWQILDRFIHRTDRDVEDEADGTASEISYTCTDRPIRASIRVADSPAVSRLYLDWPSRAEFEGRLREPCVIAAHNHSILFRAIVPLEDPMCCKDTASFPIDMFVYSAFSSPPSLHRLRTCFIGGVNNPDEDIYYKPYQRWQQRLMAEDQIGLLCHGSEGGFTVVDFTNLDPEGELCLLHHPALPASASHKNTEEEEADWMIKKVRLPPGPNFRCWITDAIIPLHGRYLCWVDNYQGILVVDVLRASNKSITDQLLHYIPLPDEALQSDRRPHPDGDCPDRARCVCVTADFTLKLVCVTTRKANRARSPFTIRSWTLPNFYRSGQWYRGHTMEAAEFWGLYNGQSLPRVKPWYPLVSLVNPNEFCFLLKEDHTTYWIIEVDMGNKMLKSSAIYINEEEEGCTTDRPRARRIVFDGHSFIPSRISYYLGMDDANKSQELSEMMQKAKQRRVAQKKSQLEVEQAESKEHVAESKAAKCRA, from the exons ATGGATCCCAAACCTAGATCCCTTTCCTTCCCGTGGGCTCCCGCCCTCCCCTCCTGGCAAATCCTCGACCGCTTCATCCACCGCACCGACCGGGACGTGGAGGACGAAGCGGACGGCACAGCGTCGGAGATCTCCTACACCTGCACCGACAGGCCCATCCGCGCCTCCATCCGGGTCGCCGACTCTCCCGCGGTGTCCCGCCTGTACCTCGACTGGCCGAGCAGGGCGGAGTTCGAAGGCCGCCTGCGGGAGCCATGCGTGATTGCCGCCCACAACCACTCCATCCTCTTCAGGGCAATCGTGCCCCTGGAGGATCCAATGTGCTGCAAGGACACCGCCAGCTTCCCCATCGACATGTTCGTCTACTCGGCCTTCTCGTCGCCTCCGTCGCTCCATCGGCTTCGCACTTGTTTCATCGGTGGCGTCAACAACCCCGATGAGGACATTTACTACAAGCCGTACCAGCGCTGGCAGCAGAGACTCATGGCGGAGGACCAAATCGGCCTCCTGTGCCACGGCAGCGAAGGCGGGTTCACGGTCGTGGATTTCACCAACTTGGACCCGGAAGGCGAGCTCTGCCTGCTGCACCACCCTGCACTTCCTGCTTCTGCCTCGCACAAGAacactgaagaagaagaagcagactGGATGATTAAGAAGGTGCGGTTACCCCCGGGCCCCAATTTTCGCTGTTGGATCACTGACGCCATCATCCCCCTCCATGGACGCTACTTGTGCTGGGTTGACAACTACCAGGGCATACTTGTTGTTGACGTCCTCCGTGCCAGCAACAAGAGCATCACAGATCAGCTGCTCCATTACATCCCGCTGCCTGACGAAGCTTTGCAATCTGACCGCCGCCCACATCCCGATGGAGACTGCCCTGACAGAGCTCGATGTGTCTGCGTCACTGCTGATTTCACGCTCAAACTCGTCTGCGTTACCACCCGTAAAGCCAACCGAGCGCGCTCTCCTTTCACAATAAGATCATGGACATTGCCTAACTTCTACCGAAGTGGGCAATGGTACAGAGGTCACACCATGGAGGCAGCCGAGTTCTGGGGTCTTTACAATGGCCAGAGCCTTCCACGGGTGAAGCCTTGGTATCCTCTGGTTAGCTTGGTAAATCCAAATGAATTCTGCTTCCTGTTGAAGGAGGACCACACCACTTACTGGATAATTGAAGTCGACATGGGGAACAAGATGCTCAAGTCATCCGCCATCTATATcaatgaagaggaagaagggtgcacCACTGACAGGCCTAGGGCTCGCAGGATCGTCTTTGATGGACACTCCTTCATCCCTAGCAGAATCTCCTATTACCTGGGCATGGATGATGCCAACAAAAG TCAGGAACTAAGTGAAATGATGCAGAAGGCAAAGCAGCGCAGGGTTGCGCAAAAGAAGAGTCAGTTGGAAGTGGAGCAAGCCGAATCGAAGGAGCATGTTGCTGAATCGAAGGCAGCCAAATGCCGTGCTTGA
- the LOC101755655 gene encoding uncharacterized protein LOC101755655, translated as MTKVVDSCPPVPEDAERWQQNRLLTEKQKRRKDKEMARKKKKATKELHWRRWGKVVAAPWDFVLPLASKKVLRVSTTSAGRAATLPAVSGGVAGETVEPTAKAAPPAATGGRVPQPGTGQGPTPAPPFASAVDPAGQGVAPKVPPASEVIDLDDEAEGEPVGEALAAEGAPMVTAEMVAEEMGAVALVAATEMAATEEEGTSPSPPAATGTTAVVEAGTPAPAAATKAAAAAGMGTPAPAAATKMVAAAERAGRASASTTAVGTPTEIAAHAPGSSTRPAASGVVAPSPTAASGTVVPGLTRAASTLVPVNPVPKAWGWRSREDPKRPLFVLDDAKEWGKWQAVQDGLANVRAALSSAMGELDGVGVPGGQAATEKDLHDAEELARLKGDYEALQKTVECIQRERQKAWQERDSEAIQKAEAEKIVAELEAEVSQLHVLLWTDLTDELARLREILDVERAKHDNLRDAVRVVCDGLGVVEGEGTSSLAARVLGAYRRAREIAQEALHVGVRRVFGVFGSHYSGINFDGMSGGYASSYS; from the exons ATGACCAAGGTCGTGGACTCATGCCCGCCAGTGCCAGAGGACGCTGAGCGGTGGCAGCAGAACCGTCTCCTCAccgagaagcagaagaggcgCAAGGACAAAGAgatggcgaggaagaagaagaaggccaccaAGGAGCTCCATTGGCGGCGGTGGGGCaaggtcgt TGCCGCCCCTTGGGACTTCGTCCTGCCGCTGGCGTCGAAGAAGGTGCTACGGGTGTCGACCACCTCCGCGGGGCGAGCCGCGACCCTACcggcggtgagcggcggcgtcgctggGGAGACCGTGGAGCCTACCGCGAAGGCAGCCCCTCCGGCGGCAACCGGGGGAAGGGTGCCGCAGCCAGGCACGGGGCAGGGTCCGACCCCTGCTCCGCCTTTTGCCTCTGCGGTCGACCCTGCGGGACAAGGTGTTGCCCCCAAGGTTCCTCCGGCTAGCGAGGTGATAGACCTCGACGATGAGGCGGAGGGGGAGCCCGTGGGGGAGGCATTGGCCGCGGAGGGGGCTCCGATGGTGACAGCAGAGATGGTGGCGGAGGAGATGGGGGCAGTTGCCCTAGTGGCTGCGACAGagatggcggcgacggaggaggagggaacGTCCCCCTCCCCCCCGGCCGCGACGGGGAcaacggcggtggtggaggcaggGACGCCTGCCCCAGCAGCCGCGAcgaaggccgcggcggcggcaggaatgGGAACGCCCGCTCCGGCGGCCGCAACGAagatggtggcagcggcggagaGAGCGGGACGCGCGTCGGCATCGACGACGGCCGTGGGGACTCCGACAGAGATAGCGGCACATGCGCCGGGGTCATCGACGAGGCCGGCAGCGTCAGGGGTGGTGGCGCCTTCCCctacggcggcgtcggggacggTAGTGCCGGGGTTGACCAGAGCGGCTTCCACCCTTGTCCCGGTCAATCCCGTCCCCAAGGCGTGGGGTTGGAGGTCCCGTGAGGACCCAAAGAGACCCCTCTTCGTGCTGGATGATGCCAAGgagtggggcaagtggcaggcggtgcaggacGGGCTTGCAAATGTTCGCGCTGCCCTGTCTTCTgcgatgggggagctggacggtgTCGGTgtccccggtggccag GCTGCTACCGAGAAGGACCTCCATGATgctgaggagctcgcacggctgaagggggacTATGAGGCCCTCCAGAAAACCGTCGAGTGTATCCAGCGCGAGCGGCAGAAGGCTTGGCAGGAGCGGGACTCCGAGGCGATCCAGAAGGCTGAGGCAGAGAAGATAGTGGCCGAGCTCGAGGCGGAGGTCAGTCAACTCCAcgt ACTTTTGTGGACGGACCTCACAGACGAActcgcccggctgagggagATCCTCGATGTGGAGCGCGCCAAGCACGACAACCTGCGGGACGCGGTCCGCGTTGTTTGTGATGGCCTTGGCGTGGTCGAGGGGGAAGGGACGAGTtcgttggcggctcgtgtcCTTGGGGCGTACCGGCGGGCTCGTGAGATCGCTCAGGAGGCGCTTCACGTTGGCGTGAGGCGGGTCTTCggcgtcttcggctcccactactccggaATCAACTTCGacgggatgagcggggggtatgCCTCCAGCTACTCATAg